The Flavobacterium commune genome contains a region encoding:
- a CDS encoding IS256 family transposase, with the protein MIDKDDLLNNKDFYKSFKNAEDLTSFFQTMHKRAVEHMLEAELDAHLDNEKHDKTTKGNYRNGHGTKKIKTSFGQQEIKVPRDRDSSFNPLLVPKRENIAQGIENVIISLYAKGMSVSNIEEQIKEVYDFEVSSSTISRITNTITNEVVTWQNRPLEELYLIVWMDGIVFKVREGSKVINKTIYLAVGLNRDGKKDVLGMWLGKNESSSFWMSVLTDLKARGVEDILITATDNLNGFTQTIRSVFPESQTQICVVHQIRNACKYVVWKDRKQFTADMKHIYNAPTKQAAELALNDFADKWESKYSYAIKSWRDNWDELTVFFDFPIEIRKIIYTTNLIENLNGKIRKYTKNKMSFPTDDAVLKSVFLALREATKKWSMPIQNWGIVLNQFTLIFEKRLRL; encoded by the coding sequence ATGATTGACAAAGACGACTTATTAAACAACAAGGATTTCTATAAATCCTTCAAGAATGCAGAAGATTTAACCTCATTCTTTCAAACGATGCACAAACGAGCTGTTGAACATATGCTCGAAGCCGAACTTGATGCTCATTTAGACAATGAAAAACACGATAAAACCACTAAGGGTAATTATCGCAACGGACACGGAACTAAAAAAATAAAGACCTCTTTTGGTCAACAAGAAATCAAAGTTCCTCGTGACAGAGATTCTTCCTTTAATCCCCTGCTTGTTCCTAAAAGAGAAAATATAGCCCAAGGTATTGAAAATGTCATCATCTCACTTTATGCTAAAGGCATGAGTGTTAGTAATATTGAAGAACAGATCAAGGAGGTATATGATTTTGAAGTGTCTTCTTCGACTATATCACGTATTACCAACACAATTACAAATGAAGTAGTTACTTGGCAAAACAGGCCACTAGAAGAGCTTTATTTAATTGTTTGGATGGATGGTATTGTTTTTAAGGTTAGAGAAGGTTCGAAAGTTATCAATAAAACTATTTATTTAGCTGTAGGGCTTAACAGAGATGGTAAAAAAGATGTTTTAGGAATGTGGCTTGGTAAGAATGAAAGCAGTAGCTTTTGGATGAGTGTTTTGACTGATTTAAAAGCCCGTGGCGTTGAAGATATACTTATTACAGCTACCGATAATTTAAATGGATTTACTCAAACAATCCGAAGTGTTTTCCCTGAATCTCAAACACAAATCTGCGTGGTTCATCAAATTAGAAATGCTTGTAAATATGTCGTTTGGAAGGATCGAAAACAATTTACTGCCGATATGAAACATATTTATAACGCTCCAACAAAACAAGCAGCAGAGTTGGCTTTAAACGATTTTGCAGACAAATGGGAATCCAAATATTCTTATGCAATTAAATCCTGGCGAGATAACTGGGATGAATTGACCGTATTTTTTGATTTTCCAATTGAAATTAGAAAAATCATTTATACAACAAATTTAATCGAGAACTTAAACGGAAAAATTAGAAAATACACTAAAAATAAAATGTCGTTCCCAACAGATGATGCTGTATTAAAATCGGTATTTTTGGCTTTAAGAGAAGCGACCAAAAAATGGTCAATGCCTATTCAAAATT
- the ytxJ gene encoding bacillithiol system redox-active protein YtxJ, with the protein MSFLKNFFGSEETPKQQESKINWELLTDVDQLGEIIFNSNEKPAVIFKHSTRCSVSRMALKQFENEFNLGEEVTPYFLDLLNYREISNEIANRFNVYHESPQILLIKDGKSVYDASHSDIDAGDLSDKL; encoded by the coding sequence ATGAGTTTTTTAAAAAATTTCTTTGGGAGTGAGGAAACTCCAAAACAACAGGAAAGCAAAATAAATTGGGAATTGCTAACAGATGTGGATCAGTTAGGTGAAATTATTTTTAATTCGAATGAGAAACCAGCGGTGATTTTTAAACACAGCACCCGTTGTAGTGTTAGCCGAATGGCGTTGAAACAGTTTGAAAACGAATTCAATTTAGGAGAAGAAGTTACGCCGTACTTTCTGGATTTGTTGAACTACCGTGAGATTTCGAATGAAATAGCTAATCGTTTTAATGTGTATCACGAGTCACCACAAATTCTTTTGATTAAAGATGGAAAATCAGTTTATGATGCTTCGCATTCGGATATTGATGCAGGAGATTTGAGTGATAAGTTGTAG
- the clpB gene encoding ATP-dependent chaperone ClpB — translation MNINKFTIKSQEAIQLSQQLAQSNGQQQIENEHIFKAIFEVDENVAPFILKKLNVNVPLFLQILDSTIQSFPKVSGGDIMLSREANKTLNEAEIIAQKMNDEYVSIEHLILAIFASKSKVAQILKDQGVTEKGLKVTIEELRKGERVTSASAEETYNSLNKYAKNLNELARSGKLDPVIGRDEEIRRVLQILTRRTKNNPMLVGEPGVGKTAIAEGLAHRIVDGDVPENLKEKIVYSLDMGALIAGAKYKGEFEERLKSVVKEVTSAEGDIVLFIDEIHTLVGAGGGEGAMDAANILKPALARGELRAIGATTLDEYQKYFEKDKALERRFQKVMIEEPDTESAISILRGIKEKYETHHQVQIKDEAIIAAVELSQRYITNRFLPDKAIDLMDEAASKIRMEINSKPEELDVLDRKVMQLEIEIEAIKRENDESKLKILGMELANLKEERNKIFAKWKSEKDIVENIQAVKKEIEDFKYEAERAERDGDYGKVAEIRYGKIKEAQERLETFGKELQENQSGGSSLIKEEVTREDIAEVVAKWTGIPVVKMLQGEREKLLHLEEELHRRVVGQEEAIEAVSDAVRRSRAGLQDMKKPVGTFLFLGTTGVGKTELAKALAEYLFDDENAMTRIDMSEYQERHAVSRLVGAPPGYVGYDEGGQLTEAVRRKPYSVILLDEIEKAHPDTFNILLQVLDEGRLTDNKGRLADFKNSIIIMTSNMGSQIIQEKFENLKGGLEAATEAAKVEVLGLLKQTVRPEFINRIDEIVMFTPLSNANIAQIVGLQLKSVTKMLAQQGITMDATPQAIDYLSEKGFDPQFGARPVKRVIQREVLNQLSKEILAGKITTDSIILLDAFDGQLVFRNQSETEEV, via the coding sequence ATGAACATCAATAAATTCACAATTAAATCGCAGGAAGCCATTCAGCTTTCGCAACAGTTGGCTCAAAGCAATGGTCAACAACAAATAGAAAACGAACACATTTTCAAAGCTATTTTTGAAGTAGATGAAAATGTAGCACCTTTTATTTTGAAAAAACTCAATGTCAATGTGCCTTTATTTTTGCAAATTTTGGATAGCACCATTCAAAGTTTTCCTAAAGTTTCGGGTGGAGACATCATGCTTTCCAGAGAAGCCAATAAAACGTTGAACGAAGCCGAAATAATTGCGCAAAAAATGAACGATGAATACGTTTCTATCGAACATTTAATCTTAGCTATTTTTGCTTCCAAATCTAAAGTAGCACAGATTCTAAAAGATCAGGGCGTTACCGAAAAAGGATTGAAAGTAACAATCGAAGAATTGCGTAAAGGCGAAAGAGTAACCTCAGCATCAGCCGAAGAAACCTATAATTCCTTGAACAAATACGCTAAAAACCTCAACGAATTAGCCCGTAGCGGTAAACTGGATCCCGTTATTGGCCGTGATGAAGAAATTCGACGTGTATTACAAATTTTAACCCGACGCACAAAAAACAACCCAATGCTGGTGGGAGAACCTGGTGTGGGTAAAACCGCCATTGCCGAAGGATTAGCACACCGAATTGTTGATGGTGATGTTCCTGAAAACCTAAAGGAAAAAATTGTGTATTCGCTTGACATGGGAGCTTTGATTGCGGGTGCTAAATACAAAGGAGAATTTGAAGAACGCTTGAAATCAGTGGTGAAAGAAGTAACTTCTGCCGAAGGAGATATTGTACTTTTCATTGACGAAATCCACACGCTCGTTGGTGCCGGAGGTGGTGAAGGTGCGATGGATGCGGCTAATATCCTGAAACCTGCTTTAGCACGTGGAGAACTGCGTGCTATTGGGGCAACCACCTTGGACGAATACCAAAAATATTTTGAAAAAGACAAAGCCTTAGAAAGACGTTTTCAAAAAGTAATGATTGAAGAACCCGATACCGAAAGTGCCATTTCGATTCTGCGTGGTATTAAAGAAAAATATGAAACCCATCATCAGGTACAAATTAAAGACGAGGCAATTATTGCGGCTGTGGAATTATCGCAACGTTATATTACCAACCGTTTTTTACCAGATAAAGCCATCGACTTAATGGACGAGGCCGCTTCTAAAATCCGTATGGAAATCAATTCAAAACCAGAAGAGCTGGATGTTTTGGATCGAAAAGTAATGCAATTAGAAATCGAAATTGAAGCCATCAAACGGGAGAACGATGAAAGCAAACTCAAAATTTTAGGAATGGAATTAGCCAACCTAAAAGAAGAGCGCAACAAGATTTTTGCCAAATGGAAATCAGAGAAAGATATTGTAGAAAACATACAGGCGGTTAAAAAAGAAATTGAAGATTTTAAATACGAAGCCGAACGTGCCGAACGTGACGGTGATTACGGAAAAGTAGCCGAAATAAGATACGGAAAAATCAAAGAAGCTCAAGAGCGTTTGGAAACTTTTGGTAAAGAATTACAAGAAAACCAATCCGGTGGAAGTTCTTTGATAAAAGAAGAAGTTACCCGGGAAGACATTGCCGAAGTGGTGGCCAAATGGACCGGAATTCCGGTTGTGAAAATGCTTCAGGGAGAAAGAGAAAAACTCCTGCATCTGGAAGAAGAATTACACCGTCGTGTGGTAGGTCAGGAAGAAGCCATTGAAGCTGTGAGTGATGCTGTACGCCGAAGCCGTGCCGGATTGCAGGACATGAAAAAACCTGTGGGTACCTTTTTGTTCCTGGGTACAACTGGTGTAGGTAAAACGGAATTGGCCAAAGCTCTGGCAGAATATTTATTTGACGATGAAAATGCCATGACACGTATTGATATGAGTGAGTACCAAGAACGCCATGCCGTAAGCCGATTAGTAGGTGCGCCTCCGGGATATGTAGGCTATGACGAAGGCGGACAATTAACCGAAGCGGTTCGTAGAAAACCCTATTCTGTTATTCTGTTGGATGAAATTGAAAAAGCACATCCCGATACCTTCAACATCTTATTACAAGTGTTGGACGAAGGACGTTTGACAGACAACAAAGGACGTTTGGCCGATTTTAAAAACTCGATTATCATTATGACTTCTAATATGGGAAGCCAGATTATTCAGGAGAAATTTGAAAATCTAAAAGGTGGTCTTGAAGCCGCAACCGAAGCTGCCAAAGTAGAAGTTTTAGGCTTATTGAAACAAACCGTTCGCCCCGAATTCATCAACCGTATTGACGAAATCGTGATGTTTACGCCGTTGAGCAATGCTAATATTGCGCAAATTGTAGGTTTACAACTGAAATCGGTTACTAAAATGCTGGCACAACAAGGCATCACTATGGACGCCACTCCGCAAGCTATCGATTATTTATCCGAAAAAGGATTTGACCCGCAGTTTGGTGCCCGACCAGTAAAACGTGTGATTCAAAGAGAGGTTTTGAACCAGCTGTCTAAAGAAATTCTGGCTGGAAAAATCACTACCGATAGCATTATCCTTTTGGACGCTTTTGACGGTCAATTGGTTTTCAGGAATCAAAGTGAAACAGAAGAAGTTTAA
- a CDS encoding IS256 family transposase: MIDKDDLLNNKDFYKSFKNAEDLTSFFQTMHKRAVEHMLEAELDAHLDNEKHDKTTKGNYRNGHGTKKIKTSFGQQEIKVPRDRDSSFNPLLVPKRENIAQGIENVIISLYAKGMSVSDIEEQIKEVYDFEVSSSTISRITNTITNEVVTWQNRPLEELYLIVWMDGIVFKVREGSKVINKTIYLAVGLNRDGKKDVLGMWLGKNESSSFWMSVLTDLKARGVEDILITATDNLNGFTQTIRSVFPESQTQICVVHQIRNACKYVVWKDRKQFTADMKHIYNVPTKQAAELALNDFADKWESKYSYAIKSWRDNWDELTVFFDFPIEIRKIIYTTNLIENLNGKIRKYTKNKMSFPTDDAVLKSVFLALREATKKWSMPIQNWGIVLNQFTIIFEKRLRL; the protein is encoded by the coding sequence ATGATTGACAAAGACGACTTATTAAACAACAAGGATTTCTATAAATCCTTCAAGAATGCAGAAGATTTAACCTCATTCTTTCAAACGATGCACAAACGAGCTGTTGAACATATGCTCGAAGCCGAACTTGATGCTCATTTAGACAATGAAAAACACGATAAAACCACTAAGGGTAATTATCGCAACGGACACGGAACTAAAAAAATAAAGACCTCTTTTGGTCAACAAGAAATCAAAGTTCCTCGTGACAGAGATTCTTCCTTTAATCCCCTGCTTGTTCCTAAAAGAGAAAATATAGCCCAAGGTATTGAAAATGTCATCATCTCACTTTATGCTAAAGGCATGAGTGTTAGTGATATTGAAGAACAGATCAAGGAGGTATATGATTTTGAAGTGTCTTCTTCGACTATATCACGTATTACCAACACAATTACAAATGAAGTAGTTACTTGGCAAAACAGGCCACTAGAAGAGCTTTATTTAATTGTTTGGATGGATGGTATTGTTTTTAAGGTTAGAGAAGGTTCGAAAGTTATCAATAAAACTATTTATTTAGCTGTAGGGCTTAACAGAGATGGTAAAAAAGATGTTTTAGGAATGTGGCTTGGTAAGAATGAAAGCAGTAGCTTTTGGATGAGTGTTTTGACTGATTTAAAAGCCCGTGGCGTTGAAGATATACTTATTACAGCTACCGATAATTTAAATGGATTTACTCAAACAATCCGAAGTGTTTTCCCTGAATCTCAAACACAAATCTGTGTGGTTCATCAAATTAGAAACGCTTGTAAATATGTTGTTTGGAAGGATAGAAAACAATTTACTGCCGATATGAAACATATTTATAACGTTCCAACAAAACAAGCAGCAGAGTTGGCTTTAAACGATTTTGCAGACAAATGGGAATCCAAATATTCTTATGCAATTAAATCCTGGCGAGATAACTGGGATGAATTGACCGTATTTTTTGATTTTCCAATTGAAATTAGAAAAATCATTTATACAACAAATTTAATCGAGAACTTAAACGGAAAAATTAGAAAATACACTAAAAATAAAATGTCGTTCCCAACAGATGATGCTGTATTAAAATCGGTATTTTTGGCTTTAAGAGAAGCGACCAAAAAATGGTCAATGCCTATTCAAAATTGGGGAATTGTTTTAAACCAATTTACCATTATATTTGAAAAAAGGCTCCGATTATAA
- a CDS encoding ATP-dependent DNA helicase translates to MISSQFYSLLKNKFPFSPTYNQDIFFQKIAIFLTETTNDSIFVLKGYAGTGKTTVISTIVNNLLEINKKYVLLAPTGRAAKVIANYSNKAAFTIHKKIYFPKKNSGGGLSFTLQQNKHKNTIFIVDEASMISDVDSDSKMYANGSLLDDLISYVYSGTNCKMILLGDTAQLPPVNLDISPALDIRTLSMNYNKEVDYIELDEVMRQEESSGILHNATELRELLKDSFITDFQFNVRKFKDIVRLVDGYDIQDAINSAYSNYSIEDTAFIVRSNKRANQYNEQIRSKILDKESELSTGDFLMVVKNNYFWLKESDEAGFIANGDIIEILEIFNIKELYGFKFAKVKIRMVDYPNQIPFETVLLLDTIKSESPSLTYEESNRLYQEVLKDYEGETKFKQFQKVKANEYFNGLQVKFSYAITCHKSQGGQWNTVFIEQPYLPNGIDRDYIRWLYTAMTRAKNKLYLIGFKDESFVD, encoded by the coding sequence ATGATTTCCTCCCAGTTTTATAGTCTTTTAAAAAATAAATTTCCGTTTTCACCTACTTACAATCAGGATATTTTTTTTCAGAAGATTGCCATCTTTTTGACAGAAACTACTAATGATAGCATTTTTGTTCTTAAAGGATATGCTGGAACGGGGAAAACTACCGTCATTTCGACTATTGTAAATAACCTTTTAGAGATCAATAAAAAATATGTTTTGTTGGCTCCAACAGGTCGAGCTGCCAAAGTAATTGCTAATTATTCGAATAAAGCTGCTTTTACCATTCATAAGAAAATTTATTTTCCTAAGAAAAATTCAGGTGGTGGCCTGTCTTTTACGTTGCAACAAAACAAACATAAAAATACCATTTTTATAGTCGATGAAGCTTCGATGATTTCGGATGTGGATTCTGATTCAAAGATGTATGCCAATGGTTCCTTGCTTGACGATTTGATTTCGTATGTCTATTCAGGAACCAATTGCAAAATGATTCTTTTGGGAGATACTGCTCAGTTGCCTCCTGTAAATTTAGATATCAGTCCCGCATTAGACATTCGTACTTTGAGTATGAACTATAATAAGGAAGTCGATTATATCGAACTCGACGAAGTCATGCGTCAGGAAGAGAGTTCCGGGATTTTGCATAATGCGACCGAACTTCGGGAATTATTGAAAGATTCCTTCATTACCGATTTTCAGTTTAATGTTCGAAAATTCAAAGACATTGTTCGTTTGGTAGATGGATATGATATTCAGGATGCCATCAATTCGGCTTACAGTAATTATAGTATCGAAGATACCGCATTTATTGTTCGTTCGAATAAAAGAGCGAATCAATATAATGAGCAAATCAGATCTAAAATTCTCGATAAAGAAAGTGAATTGTCTACGGGAGATTTTTTGATGGTGGTTAAGAACAACTATTTTTGGCTGAAAGAATCAGACGAAGCCGGTTTTATTGCCAATGGTGATATTATCGAAATTTTGGAGATTTTTAATATCAAAGAATTGTACGGATTTAAGTTTGCCAAAGTAAAAATCCGAATGGTCGATTATCCGAATCAGATTCCGTTTGAAACGGTTTTATTATTGGACACTATAAAAAGCGAATCGCCATCGTTGACTTACGAAGAATCAAACCGATTATATCAGGAAGTCTTAAAAGACTACGAAGGCGAAACCAAATTCAAGCAATTCCAAAAAGTAAAAGCCAATGAATATTTCAACGGACTTCAGGTGAAATTTTCTTATGCCATTACTTGTCATAAATCGCAAGGAGGGCAGTGGAACACGGTTTTTATAGAACAACCGTATTTGCCTAACGGAATTGACCGGGATTACATTCGCTGGTTGTACACCGCCATGACTCGTGCCAAAAACAAATTATACCTAATAGGATTTAAAGACGAGAGCTTTGTAGATTAA
- a CDS encoding DUF3822 family protein, translating to MDITEKKYKKLSIQVSLTGLSFCCFDTLNNTVSSFKEIHFDHFDKNLKIEDLFANAFAEHTELNEQYDDVLVIHNNNLSTFVPTPLFDENYLGSYLQYNTKVFETDFFAFDEISNYEINAVYIPYVNMNNFFIDKFGSFEYKHANSILVTKLLDASKNVDTKKMMVHFNSTHFEIVVIQNQKLLLFNSFEYQTPEDFIYYILFTAEQLNMNPENFPLELIGNITTESPFFKIAYKYIRNVSLLDVEDLRWNNYFSEAENRNHFILFNS from the coding sequence ATGGACATTACCGAAAAGAAATATAAAAAACTCTCCATTCAAGTTTCCTTGACCGGACTTTCTTTTTGCTGTTTTGATACACTTAACAATACTGTTTCTTCATTCAAGGAAATCCATTTTGACCATTTTGACAAAAATTTAAAAATAGAAGATTTGTTTGCCAATGCTTTTGCTGAACATACTGAACTGAATGAACAATACGATGATGTTCTTGTCATTCACAATAATAATCTATCGACTTTTGTTCCGACTCCACTTTTTGACGAAAATTATCTGGGAAGCTATTTGCAATACAATACCAAAGTTTTTGAAACTGATTTTTTTGCTTTTGACGAAATCAGCAATTACGAAATCAATGCTGTTTATATTCCGTATGTGAATATGAATAATTTCTTTATAGACAAATTTGGTTCTTTCGAATACAAACATGCCAACAGTATTTTAGTCACTAAATTATTAGATGCTTCTAAAAATGTGGACACTAAAAAAATGATGGTTCATTTTAATTCCACTCATTTTGAAATTGTGGTGATTCAAAATCAAAAGTTGTTGCTTTTTAATTCTTTTGAATACCAAACTCCCGAAGATTTCATTTATTACATTTTGTTCACTGCCGAACAACTGAACATGAATCCCGAAAATTTCCCTTTGGAATTAATTGGGAACATCACTACCGAAAGTCCGTTTTTTAAAATAGCTTACAAATACATCCGCAATGTTTCACTTCTTGATGTGGAAGATTTGCGATGGAACAATTATTTTTCTGAGGCCGAAAACAGAAATCATTTTATACTTTTCAACTCATGA
- a CDS encoding RsmD family RNA methyltransferase: MRIISGKYKGRRISPPKGLPVRPTTDMSKEALFNVLNNHFSFDSLKVLDLFAGTGNISYEFASRGSSPITSVDGDFGCVKFIKQTAAEYDFPIAATKSDVFKFLEKCNASFDIVFADPPYGLDQATFEKVVLLVFEKNILNQDGMMVIEHSKYTKLAHLPNFSFQKSYGGSIFSFFEFESDEEFEDDSFEDDEEE, translated from the coding sequence ATGAGAATTATTTCAGGAAAATACAAAGGAAGACGCATTAGCCCACCAAAAGGTTTACCTGTTCGCCCTACAACCGATATGTCCAAGGAAGCTTTGTTCAATGTTTTAAACAATCATTTTAGTTTTGACAGTTTAAAAGTTTTGGACTTATTTGCTGGAACCGGAAATATCAGTTACGAATTTGCTTCTCGCGGAAGTTCGCCTATTACTTCTGTCGATGGCGATTTTGGTTGTGTAAAATTCATCAAGCAAACTGCTGCCGAATATGATTTTCCAATTGCTGCAACCAAAAGTGATGTTTTTAAGTTTCTCGAAAAATGCAATGCTTCGTTTGATATTGTTTTTGCCGATCCACCTTATGGATTAGACCAGGCCACTTTTGAAAAAGTAGTGTTACTTGTTTTCGAAAAAAACATTCTTAACCAGGATGGAATGATGGTTATCGAACATTCTAAATATACTAAGTTAGCCCACTTGCCTAATTTCTCTTTTCAAAAAAGTTATGGTGGTTCTATTTTTAGTTTTTTCGAATTTGAATCGGATGAAGAATTTGAAGACGATTCTTTTGAAGATGACGAAGAAGAATAA
- the dnaX gene encoding DNA polymerase III subunit gamma/tau, whose protein sequence is MEQFIVSARKYRPQTFNDVVGQKAITNTLLNAIENNHLASALLFTGPRGVGKTTCARILARKINQPGYDDPNEDFAFNVFELDAASNNSVDDIRNLIDQVRIPPQTGKYKVYIIDEVHMLSSAAFNAFLKTLEEPPKHAIFILATTEKHKIIPTILSRCQIFDFKRITVKDAKEHLAEVAQSQGIVFEDDALHIIAQKADGAMRDALSIFDRVVSYCGSNLTRQAVTENLNVLDYETYISVTDLILENKIPDLLMAFNDILSKGFDAHHFVAGLASHFRDLLVSKTPSTLSLLEAGEQAQKMYGVQAQKCSQEFLLQGIAIANECDLKYKLSQNQRLLVELCLMQLASITFDGEKKKLSPL, encoded by the coding sequence ATGGAACAATTTATAGTATCAGCTCGCAAGTACCGTCCGCAAACATTTAATGATGTTGTGGGACAAAAGGCGATTACCAATACTTTATTGAATGCCATAGAAAACAATCATTTGGCCTCTGCCCTTTTATTTACTGGTCCCAGAGGTGTTGGAAAAACGACTTGTGCCAGAATTCTGGCTCGAAAAATCAATCAACCTGGTTATGATGATCCTAACGAAGACTTTGCTTTTAATGTTTTCGAATTGGATGCGGCATCAAACAACTCAGTGGATGATATTCGTAATTTGATTGATCAGGTTCGTATCCCACCACAAACCGGAAAATACAAAGTCTATATTATTGATGAGGTGCACATGTTATCATCGGCGGCTTTTAATGCTTTTTTGAAAACATTAGAAGAACCACCAAAGCATGCAATTTTCATTTTGGCTACGACCGAAAAACACAAAATCATTCCAACGATTTTATCGCGTTGTCAAATATTTGATTTCAAAAGAATTACCGTAAAAGATGCTAAAGAACATTTAGCCGAAGTAGCACAAAGTCAAGGGATTGTTTTTGAAGATGATGCTTTACACATTATAGCTCAAAAAGCCGATGGCGCTATGCGTGATGCTTTGTCTATTTTTGACAGAGTGGTTTCTTATTGTGGAAGCAATTTGACCCGTCAGGCCGTTACCGAAAACCTAAATGTTCTGGATTATGAAACTTACATTAGTGTAACCGATTTAATCTTAGAAAATAAAATCCCTGATTTATTGATGGCTTTTAATGATATTCTTTCAAAAGGATTTGATGCACATCATTTTGTAGCCGGATTAGCTTCTCACTTTAGAGATTTATTGGTAAGCAAAACACCTTCCACCTTAAGCTTATTAGAAGCAGGTGAACAGGCTCAAAAAATGTATGGCGTTCAGGCTCAAAAATGCTCTCAGGAATTTCTTTTACAGGGAATTGCAATTGCCAACGAATGTGATTTAAAATACAAATTAAGTCAAAATCAACGTTTGCTTGTTGAACTTTGCCTGATGCAATTAGCCTCTATCACTTTTGATGGAGAAAAAAAAAAGCTGAGTCCTTTATAA
- a CDS encoding DNA polymerase III — MLLQWTNYAKRLGDKGFKIMESLLLINDPVLNGTTISIELPNEGSKLDFEKEMNGLLGHLRGHLHNHNITIEVIVNENVAVKKALNDQDRYNRLHEINPNIDLLRTTFGLDLNV, encoded by the coding sequence ATGTTATTGCAATGGACTAATTACGCCAAACGTTTAGGAGACAAAGGTTTCAAAATCATGGAATCTTTATTACTTATTAATGATCCTGTTTTAAACGGAACGACCATTAGTATTGAATTACCAAATGAAGGTTCGAAATTGGATTTCGAAAAAGAAATGAATGGACTTTTAGGACATCTTAGAGGTCATCTCCACAATCACAACATTACCATAGAAGTAATCGTGAATGAAAATGTAGCTGTCAAAAAAGCATTAAACGATCAGGACAGATACAATCGTTTACATGAAATAAATCCAAATATTGATTTGTTAAGAACAACATTTGGATTAGATTTAAATGTTTAA
- a CDS encoding TMEM175 family protein translates to MNKTRLEAFSDGVLAIIITIMVLELKVPEGEHFTDLLTLFPVFISYVLSFIYVGIYWNNHHHLLHSASKVDGRILWANLHLLFWLSLIPASTAWMGEHDFAKATVTVYGIVLFMSAIAFVVLQNTIICADGKESFLAKAVGKDSKGKLSQALYLLAIVISFFNEWISLAIYLTVALMWLIPDTRIESKILNREKN, encoded by the coding sequence ATGAATAAAACGAGATTGGAAGCCTTTAGTGATGGTGTTTTAGCTATAATCATTACCATTATGGTCTTAGAATTAAAAGTTCCCGAAGGAGAACATTTTACCGATTTACTGACTCTTTTTCCTGTGTTTATTAGTTATGTGTTGAGTTTTATCTATGTTGGAATCTATTGGAATAATCATCATCATTTATTGCATAGTGCTAGCAAAGTTGATGGAAGAATTCTATGGGCTAATTTACATTTGCTTTTTTGGTTGTCATTAATTCCTGCTTCTACTGCCTGGATGGGTGAACATGATTTTGCAAAAGCTACTGTGACTGTTTACGGAATTGTACTTTTTATGTCGGCAATTGCTTTTGTTGTTTTGCAAAATACAATTATTTGTGCCGATGGTAAAGAATCCTTTTTAGCTAAAGCGGTAGGTAAGGATAGTAAAGGAAAGTTATCCCAGGCTTTGTATCTGTTAGCAATTGTGATTTCCTTTTTCAATGAGTGGATTTCTTTGGCGATTTATTTAACAGTTGCCTTAATGTGGTTAATTCCTGATACCCGTATAGAAAGTAAGATTTTAAACAGGGAGAAAAACTAA